From Aspergillus fumigatus Af293 chromosome 5, whole genome shotgun sequence, a single genomic window includes:
- a CDS encoding putative extracellular serine threonine rich protein — protein MIGNLALLTWLVFSFLKFGSCFFIDGELNLYGFSPYPGDRTTETNTLTVSVHGLVHATASTFTHTSAVPSRTMSVADSISSTAPSSSISGASSLGWHPVAITLTKKPTPHWNYNITVAKSSAKYSSSTTPTLTVSTAESSTREASDMETSGFWQEQSTPTTITALSNNTMISSSADGSRSPLIFSAVMLFGVNLLTGVLL, from the coding sequence ATGATAGGCAATCTCGCCTTGTTAACCTGGCTTgtgttttcctttttgaaGTTTGGTTCCTGTTTCTTTATTGACGGCGAACTCAATCTATATGGATTCTCTCCGTATCCTGGCGATCGGACTACAGAAACTAACACACTGACTGTCAGTGTTCACGGGCTGGTCCATGCTACAGCTAGCACGTTTACGCATACGTCAGCAGTACCTTCCAGAACTATGTCTGTAGCCGATTCAATATCCTCGACAGCTCCCTCTTCAAGCATTAGCGGAGCGTCGAGTCTGGGATGGCATCCCGTGGCTATCACACTCACAAAAAAACCGACTCCCCACTGGAATTATAACATAACTGTGGCGAAGAGTTCTGCCAAGTATTCCAGCTCTACTACTCCGACTTTGACCGTGAGCACGGCGGAATCCAGTACACGTGAAGCCTCCGACATGGAGACGAGCGGCTTCTGGCAAGAACAGAGCACACcaacaacaataacagcCCTTTCTAACAACACCATGATATCATCTAGCGCTGATGGTTCCAGGTCTCCGCTTATTTTTTCGGCGGTCATGCTATTCGGTGTCAATCTTTTGACTGGAGTTCTTTTGTGA
- a CDS encoding thioesterase domain-containing protein, giving the protein MAYHTIRGLAEACQQRHQYIPAVALQPKGGKSPLWLVHAAAGEALIFINLARLINDQPVYAFKARGFVCGEIYFTSIDECVRTYYEAIKELQPHGPHAILEYSYGGMLAFELAKIWRRKKISLNRPPYVSARLQEVKWTDCLVNISYFLGLLSRASFRDLLQQLYHLPKKEATACLIKVADPARLVALALDNDKPEQWIDVAPSPQEVGRNYTPQGSVAHMDVFHCDPLEFLNVTPQEWQQRLSSWRDSQGRGSTSFTCQASTSLFWDRQTSKHSSTD; this is encoded by the exons ATGGCGTACCACACCATACGAGGTTTAGCTGAGGCATGCCAGCAGCGTCACCAGTATATCCCGGCAGTGGCCCTCCAGCCCAAGGGTGGAAAGTCTCCTCTATGGCTTGTGCATGCCGCGGCGGGCGAAGCACTTATATTTATCAACCTTGCCAGGCTTATTAATGATCAACCCGTCTATGCTTTCAAGGCTCGCGGATTCGTATGTGGCGAGATATACTTCACAAGTATTGATGAATGCGTCCGCACTTATTATGAGGCAATAAAGGAGCTTCAACCGCACGGCCCACACGCTATACTTGAATACTCCTATGGTGGGATGCTGGCGTTTGAGCTTGCCAagatttggagaaggaagaagatcag CCTGAACCGTCCTCCATATGTAAGCGCACGTCTGCAGGAGGTCAAGTGGACCGATTGTCTGGTGAACATTTCTTACTTCTTGGGCCTTCTGTCTCGAGCCTCATTCCGCGACCTCCTTCAGCAGCTATACCACCTACCTAAGAAAGAGGCAACCGCCTGCTTGATCAAGGTAGCTGACCCAGCTCGCCTCGTAGCTTTAGCGCTCGATAATGACAAGCCAGAGCAATGGATCGACGTCGCCCCTAGTCCGCAAGAGGTAGGCAGGAACTACACGCCACAAGGATCAGTGGCACATATGGACGTTTTCCACTGCGACCCTCTCGAGTTCCTCAATGTTACACCTCAAGAGTGGCAACAACGTCTGTCTTCTTGGAGAGATTCTCAAGGCAGAGGATCAACTTCTTTCACGTGCCAGGCGAGCACTTCACTGTTCTGGGACCGGCAAACGTCTAAACATTCCTCAACCGATTGA
- a CDS encoding putative DUF221 membrane protein: protein MHAARKTELELLLKKRDDLARNTAIQRRRLPISHLKSWIQVIVSSAHLRWQVIRVRAEARKLRSVAIIRFSSLFTAHLVLQATTSSEPFKMKAHILSDKAYDGRRHIFKSRLERSIHSISITVILNVLEIVWAVPIAMTGLLSQLSYLDTISIDLADLSEWQVSAIQGLAPQAALSLLMYCFPYIICALSNFFVHFEGSSVETLIQRHYFTFLYVQLFLVSIPLILARNLPKSCNYFFSYLILQAVVQTSTILFQLPDGLWRGLRRGQAEHSMKRVRWSLVYPVFANLICICIIFSLLSPLILPIGLLTFKVFLILYSYQATYVLESDKETSGLLYWEAVNYLFVGIYTMDLCLIGLFALQNAVGPTIMAATFLLGVAMVHKHLRSNFSPLIHYISCKSP, encoded by the exons ATGCATGCAGCCAGAAAAACTGAGCTGGAATtactcttgaagaagcgcgaTGACTTAGCCAGAAATACCGCAATTCAACGACGGCGATTGCCAATCTCCCACCTGAAGAGTTGGATACAAGTAATAGTATCAAGCGCTCATTTACGATGGCAAGTTATCAGGGTGCGGGCAGAAGCTAGAAAACTGCGAAGCGTTGCTATAATTCGATTCTCCAGCCTTTTCACTGCACACCTCGTACTACAGGCGACTACCTCTTCCGAGCCATTCAAGATGAAGGCACATATCCTTAGTGATAAAGCATATGATGGCAGGCGACATATCTTTAAAAGCAGACTGGAAAGGTCTATACACAGCATAAGCATCACTGTGATTTTGAACGTCCTGGAAATAGTGTGGGCAGTTCCAATAGCAATGACTGGCCTGCTGTCACAGCTCTCCTATCTGGACACTATAAGCATCGATCTAGCAGATCTCTCCGAATGGCAAGTGAGCGCCATACAAGGCTTagctcctcaagcagcgcTCTCATTGCTGATGTACTGCTTCCCTTATATCATCTGCGCTCTATCGAATTTCTTCGTCCATTTCGAAGGCTCCTCGGTCGAAACATTGATCCAAAGACATTATTTCACGTTTCTTTACGTACAATTGTTTTTGGTC TCTATTCCCTTAATCCTTGCTCGAAACCTGCCAAAGTCTTGCAACTACTTTTTTTCCTACCTGATTCTGCAGGCTGTCGTACAGACTAGCACTATACTCTTCCAGCTGCCGGACGGCCTTTGGAGGGGCCTGCGACGTGGCCAAGCGGAACACTCCATGAAGCGTGTCCGTTGGAGCTTAGTCTATCCGGTCTTTGCCAATTTGATCTGCATAT GCATTATATTTTCCCTTTTGTCGCCTCTCATCTTGCCAATCGGGCTGCTGACGTTCAAGGTGTTCCTAATCCTCTATTCCTATCAAGCAACATACGTGCTCGAAAGCGATAAGGAAACTTCTGGTTTGCTCTACTGGGAAGCTGTCAACTATCTTTTTGTAGGTATATATACTATGGATCTTTGCCTTATCGGGCTTTTTGCGTTACAGAATGCAGTCGGACCCACCATAATGGCTGCTACCTTTCTGCTTGGTGTTGCGATGGTGCATAAGCATCTAAGGAGCAATTTTTCCCCTCTCATCCACTACATATCCTGCAAGTCTCCATAA
- a CDS encoding putative MFS polyamine transporter, with translation MADFCVGRTQATLCITLYTLGLATGPLVLSPISEAYGRRWVYIPAISFVLAFSAGAAAAKGFAILLTCRFFSGFFCSVGIAVGGGTVADIWPRGKQRATASLLFVLAPFLALTLGPTAGAYVLHIRHANWRWTQWMVVFFCLPLWLMFVVMRETSGEQPLHDANNGWEEIRLSARSFYLPLRLLFTDYIILSLTVYTSFSYATVFSYFSSLQHVLMLDYGFDTRQASLGLLSQIVGNFCAIILWVVLEKAATSSEEKLPGKVFQPERHLYAGVIGGLLMCLAEIWFALAGRPGGTWVNLVATGIPLGCGAFALFVSSSLFHLLCVRPYKNSYKKCLYLAIAANGVSRYTLGAVFPLFTLQMYEKLGTTWASCLFAIISCVLIFIPLFVCKYGVRLRTTMTVGATHGDSINRAAKNVDTRITEVCYTEHSVGR, from the exons ATGGCGGATTTTTGCGTCGGTCGAACTCAGGCTACTTTATGCATTACCCTCTACACGCTTGGGCTTGCCACTGGACCTCTTGTGCTGTCGCCAATTTCTGAAGCCTATGGCCGACGATGGGTTTACATACCGGCTATTTCTTTCGTGCTCGCGTTTTCCGCGGGGGCAGCAGCTGCTAAAGGTTTTGCAATACTTCTTACTTGTCGGTTCTTCAGTGGCTTTTTCTGCTCGGTGGGTATCgctgttggaggaggaacagtTGCCGACATCTGGCCCAGAGGGAAACAGCGAGCAACTGCATCCTTGCTTTTTGTTCTTGCTCCCTTCTTGGCTCTCACTTTGGGCCCGACCGCTGGAGCTTACGTGCTTCATATCCGACATGCCAATTGGAGATGGACACAGTGGATGgtggtcttcttctgcttgccctTGTGGTTGATGTTCGTTGTGATGCGAGAAACATCAGGAGAACAGCCACTTCATGATGCTAACAATGGCTGGGAAGAAATCCGACTGTCGGCACGATCTTTTTATCTGCCTTTAAGATTACTTTTCACTGACTACATCATACTATCTTTAACTGTGTACACCTCCTTCAGCTACGCTACTGTTTTCAGCTACTTTTCAAGTCTTCAACACGTCTTAATGTTGGATTATGGATTTGATACGCGGCAGGCAAGTCTAGGCCTCCTTAGCCAAATCGTTGGCAACTTCTGTGCGATTATTTTGTGGGTGGTCCTGGAGAAAGCCGCGACCTCATCAGAAGAGAAATTACCAGGCAAGGTCTTCCAGCCTGAGAGACACCTCTATGCGGGCGTGATTGGTGGTCTGCTCATGTGTCTCGCGGAGATATG GTTCGCCCTTGCAGGCCGACCAGGAGGCACCTGGGTAAATCTAGTTGCCACGGGCATTCCGCTGGGATGTGGCGCATTTGCCCTTTTTGTAagttcttctctcttccacct TCTCTGCGTTCGTCCATACAAAAATTCTTACAAAAAATGTTTGTATCTAGCAATTGCCGCCAATGGGGTGTCAAGGTACACACTTGGAGCAGTCTTCCCCCTCTTCACTTTGCAGATGTATGAAAAACTGGGGACGACGTGGGCGAGCTGTCTCTTCGCAATAATTTCTTGCGTCTTGATTTTCATTCCCTTATTCGTCTGCAAGTACGGTGTCCGCCTTAGGACGACAATGACAGTGGGCGCGACGCATGGCGATTCGATTAATCGAGCCGCCAAGAACGTTGACACAAGGATAACAGAGGTCTGCTATACGGAACATAGTGTTGGTAGATGA